GTCGATCGGCGTCGTCTGTCTGGACGAGTTCGACAAGATCGCCTCTGGCCAGAACAACGCCATCTTTGCTGGCGCCGGCACGACGAAGGACGTCACCGGGATGGGCGTGCAGCGCGAGCTTTTGAAGATGCTGGAGTCGTCCGAGGTGGTGGTCCCGCTGGAGCTGACGCACGCCACGTATGGCGACCACATCGTCATGTCCACCGCCGACGTGGCGTTCGTCGCGGCTGGCGCCTTCTCGGGTTTTCATCAGGTGGTGCGTAGCCGGGCGGCGCGCGATCGCATCGGGTTCGGCCGCGATCCAGCCATGGCGGCGCCGGCCGGCGATCGCATCGCCGTCAGCTTCACCGCCGAAGAGGTGGAACAGATCGGCCACTTTCAGGCCTTCGGTTTTTTGCCCGAGCTTCTGGCGCGCTTCGGGCGCGTCGTCCCCTTCGAAGCGCTGGACGCTGGCACGTTGATGGACATCCTGCGCACCAGCGTCGTCGACCGCCTGACCCGCGAGTTCGAGGACGAAGGCTTCGAACTGCGCGTCGAAGACGACGTTCTTCACCATGTCATCGACGAAGGTTTACGGCGCGAGACCGGCGCGCGTGGTCTGTCGTCGATCCTGGTGCGGCACCTGGAGGAGGCGGCGTTCAACGCCTTCGCCGAGAGCGGCGGCGGCCAGGTGCGCGTGCGCCTGGACAGCGGCAACATCAAGGTCGACGTCCAGATCTGAAGCGAGCAGACTCCCGCCTTGAACTCGATGTCCGTCCTGCTGTCAGCGGCCGCTCCCGGCCGCGTCGTTCATCACGCCGAGGCGATCGGCTGGTTGCGGGCGCACGCGCCTCTGGGCGGCGCCAGCATGGTGACGTCGCTGCCCGACACGTCGGAGCTGCCGCAGCTGACGTTTGAGCAGTGGCAGCGCTGGTTCGAAGACGCGGCGTTGCTGGTCATGCAGGCGATCACCGACGACGGCGTGGCCATCTTCTTTCAAAGCGACATCCGCCGCGCCGGCCTGTGGGTGGACAAAGGCGCGCTGGTGGCGCGCGCC
The Polyangia bacterium genome window above contains:
- a CDS encoding AAA family ATPase, with the protein product MEPLKKYRKSGLEHFIKFVRDLQISSPRQIFARLEELGYRGQPEARRALSLTAYRHVRRIKRIYLDGVKREQLLPKSNTLLAGPTGCGKTFLIELLFQQILRLPTVIIDITTYSETGYVGQDPSTILTRLLHAADDNPLLASIGVVCLDEFDKIASGQNNAIFAGAGTTKDVTGMGVQRELLKMLESSEVVVPLELTHATYGDHIVMSTADVAFVAAGAFSGFHQVVRSRAARDRIGFGRDPAMAAPAGDRIAVSFTAEEVEQIGHFQAFGFLPELLARFGRVVPFEALDAGTLMDILRTSVVDRLTREFEDEGFELRVEDDVLHHVIDEGLRRETGARGLSSILVRHLEEAAFNAFAESGGGQVRVRLDSGNIKVDVQI